The region TCTGCCTTTAGCCAAACAGACACTATTTCTAACGCTAAATCTTTTCCTAATACCCTGCCTCCTAATGCTAGTATATTGGCATTATTATGCTCCACACTCATTCTAGCTGAATAGGTATCACTACAAAGAGCACATCTAATTCCCTTTACCTTATTGCAAGCTATAGATATGCCTATTCCAGTTCCACATATAGCAATCCCCTTGTCCACTTCTCCAGAGACAACGGCTTTTGATAATTTTTCTCCATAATCTGGGTAATCAACTGAATCCTGTGAATAAGTACCATAATCTACATATTCTATATTTTCCTTTTCAAGGTATTCTTTAATATATTCCTTTAATTCAAACCCGCCATGATCACTGCCTATACCA is a window of Tepidimicrobium xylanilyticum DNA encoding:
- the rpiB gene encoding ribose 5-phosphate isomerase B, whose protein sequence is MKVGIGSDHGGFELKEYIKEYLEKENIEYVDYGTYSQDSVDYPDYGEKLSKAVVSGEVDKGIAICGTGIGISIACNKVKGIRCALCSDTYSARMSVEHNNANILALGGRVLGKDLALEIVSVWLKAEFQGGRHGRRVNKISRLESNL